The proteins below are encoded in one region of Corynebacterium sphenisci DSM 44792:
- a CDS encoding alpha,alpha-trehalose-phosphate synthase (UDP-forming), whose product MAELVVVANRLPVAPATAADGTVTWEASPGGLVTALTPVLLARRGAWVGWPGTRAGVEGEPQAPAEIVTEEGLHLHPVELDGDDYERFYEGFANATLWPLLHGLIVAPRYEGDWWESYREVNHRYALAAAERADHGATVWVQDYQLMLVPGILRQLRPDLTIGFFLHIPFPAPEIFRQLPWREEVIRGLLGADLVGFHLDSCADNFLELCRNIPGHGSAHTGLPDTLEVTGASSVRRATGAVTAPDGRRVRVGSFPISIDSAKVIERAGRADAARVRRLTGDPAVLLAGVDRLDYTKGILRRLEAFEELLATGALDPAETVLVQVATPSRERVADYRRLRAEVEHAVGRINGRFAELGRPVIHYIHRPVAFDRLLELYRAADIMLVTALRDGMNLVCKEYVACHGDASGALVLSEFTGAATELDGAHLCNPHDIESVKRAVMAAVHADPADARERMARMHAQVRDHDVDLWAGAFLEELAAAHAGGGPR is encoded by the coding sequence ATGGCTGAGCTGGTCGTCGTCGCCAACCGGCTCCCGGTCGCCCCGGCCACCGCCGCCGACGGCACCGTCACCTGGGAGGCCAGCCCCGGCGGGCTGGTCACCGCGCTGACCCCGGTGCTGCTCGCCCGGCGCGGCGCCTGGGTGGGCTGGCCCGGCACCCGCGCCGGGGTGGAGGGCGAACCGCAGGCCCCCGCCGAGATCGTCACCGAGGAGGGCCTGCACCTGCACCCGGTGGAGCTCGACGGCGACGACTACGAGCGCTTCTACGAGGGCTTCGCCAACGCCACCCTGTGGCCGCTGCTGCACGGGCTCATCGTCGCCCCCCGCTACGAGGGCGACTGGTGGGAGTCCTACCGGGAGGTCAACCACCGCTACGCGCTGGCCGCCGCCGAGCGCGCCGACCACGGCGCCACGGTGTGGGTGCAGGACTACCAGCTGATGCTGGTGCCCGGGATCCTGCGCCAGCTGCGCCCGGATCTCACCATCGGCTTCTTCCTGCACATCCCCTTCCCCGCCCCCGAGATCTTCCGCCAGCTGCCCTGGCGGGAGGAGGTGATCCGGGGCCTGCTCGGCGCGGACCTGGTGGGCTTCCACCTGGATTCCTGCGCGGACAACTTCCTGGAGCTGTGCCGCAACATCCCCGGCCACGGCTCCGCGCACACCGGGCTGCCGGACACCCTGGAGGTCACCGGGGCCTCCTCGGTGCGCCGGGCCACCGGGGCGGTCACCGCCCCGGACGGCCGCCGGGTGCGGGTGGGCTCCTTCCCCATCTCCATCGACTCGGCGAAGGTGATCGAGCGCGCCGGCCGGGCCGACGCCGCCCGGGTGCGCCGGCTCACCGGGGATCCGGCGGTGCTGCTCGCCGGGGTGGACCGGCTGGACTACACCAAGGGCATCCTGCGCCGCCTGGAGGCCTTCGAGGAGCTGCTGGCCACCGGGGCGCTGGACCCGGCGGAGACGGTGCTGGTGCAGGTGGCCACCCCCTCCCGGGAGCGGGTCGCCGACTACCGGCGGCTGCGCGCCGAGGTGGAGCACGCCGTCGGCCGGATCAACGGCCGCTTCGCCGAACTGGGCCGGCCGGTGATCCACTACATCCACCGCCCGGTGGCCTTCGACCGGCTCCTGGAGCTCTACCGGGCCGCGGACATCATGCTGGTCACCGCGCTGCGCGACGGGATGAACCTGGTGTGCAAGGAGTACGTGGCCTGCCACGGCGACGCCTCCGGGGCGCTGGTGCTCTCCGAGTTCACCGGGGCGGCCACCGAGCTCGACGGGGCGCACCTGTGCAACCCGCATGACATCGAGTCGGTCAAACGCGCGGTGATGGCCGCGGTGCACGCCGACCCGGCCGACGCCCGGGAGCGGATGGCCCGGATGCACGCCCAGGTCCGGGACCATGACGTGGACCTGTGGGCGGGGGCCTTCCTGGAGGAGCTGGCCGCCGCGCATGCCGGGGGAGGCCCCCGGTGA
- a CDS encoding DUF4442 domain-containing protein, with the protein MRWWPPYLGAGVRIVEAADDGTRLVVEHRFRFWNQNGVGVVFGGTMQAMTDPFFMLLAMHQLGPGYVVWDVEGAIEYLRPGTGDVRAVIEMPPEAIEEVRAACADSRGHRRWFSCDVVDDEGEVIAHVRRRVYFRRKPPKGGAAARPGAAEPLPERERRLGEAASGEHAFGLAGEPEPDHREHRHGGRGD; encoded by the coding sequence ATGCGCTGGTGGCCGCCGTACCTCGGCGCCGGGGTGCGCATCGTGGAGGCCGCCGACGACGGCACCCGGCTGGTGGTGGAGCACCGCTTCCGCTTCTGGAACCAGAACGGGGTGGGCGTGGTCTTCGGCGGCACCATGCAGGCGATGACCGACCCCTTCTTCATGCTGCTGGCGATGCACCAGCTCGGCCCCGGCTACGTGGTCTGGGACGTCGAGGGCGCCATCGAGTACCTGCGCCCCGGCACCGGGGACGTCCGCGCGGTCATCGAGATGCCCCCGGAGGCGATCGAGGAGGTGCGGGCCGCCTGCGCCGACAGCCGCGGGCACCGGCGCTGGTTCAGCTGCGACGTGGTCGACGACGAGGGCGAGGTGATCGCCCACGTCCGGCGCCGGGTGTACTTCCGGCGCAAGCCGCCCAAGGGCGGCGCGGCGGCGCGCCCCGGCGCGGCGGAGCCGCTGCCCGAGCGGGAGCGCCGCCTCGGCGAGGCCGCCAGCGGGGAGCACGCCTTCGGGCTGGCCGGGGAACCCGAGCCGGACCACCGCGAGCACCGCCACGGCGGCCGGGGGGACTGA
- a CDS encoding D-isomer specific 2-hydroxyacid dehydrogenase family protein produces MRVFIGQDPSPRIAAALAADGAELVDDLDSAEALVYTTEFPDSPDGSGLPALPEAVRWVQFCQAGVEPFAARIAAEPERRWTNAAGAFGLQVAESALALLLSVLHMHPTTVRAGSWSAQPAMDAGTRWLDGARVLVLGAGGIGARLIPALRALGAEAIAVTRSGREVPGARRSAAFAELDRLWAEADHLVVCCPLTEDTRGLVNAAALARLRPGAVVVNVARGPVVDTAALVDALDSGRLGGAGLDVTDPEPLPDGHPLWAMPNVLITPHTANTRASTDALLAPLVAENHRRLRTGREPLTGVRPGRGY; encoded by the coding sequence ATGCGCGTTTTCATAGGTCAGGATCCCTCCCCCCGCATCGCCGCGGCGCTCGCCGCCGACGGCGCCGAGCTGGTCGACGACCTCGACTCGGCGGAGGCGCTCGTCTACACCACGGAATTCCCGGACTCCCCGGACGGCTCGGGGCTGCCGGCGCTGCCCGAGGCGGTGCGCTGGGTGCAGTTCTGCCAGGCGGGGGTGGAGCCCTTCGCGGCGCGGATCGCCGCCGAGCCGGAGCGCCGCTGGACCAACGCGGCCGGGGCCTTCGGGCTGCAGGTCGCCGAATCGGCGCTGGCGCTGCTGCTGTCGGTGCTGCACATGCACCCCACCACGGTGCGCGCCGGCTCCTGGTCCGCGCAGCCGGCGATGGACGCCGGCACCCGCTGGCTGGATGGGGCCCGGGTGCTGGTGCTCGGCGCCGGCGGGATCGGGGCGCGGCTGATCCCGGCGCTGCGGGCGCTGGGCGCGGAGGCGATCGCGGTGACCCGCTCCGGCCGGGAGGTGCCCGGGGCGCGGCGCAGCGCCGCCTTCGCCGAGCTGGACCGGCTGTGGGCGGAGGCGGACCACCTGGTGGTGTGCTGCCCGCTCACCGAGGACACCCGGGGGCTGGTGAACGCCGCCGCGCTGGCCCGGCTGCGCCCCGGCGCGGTGGTGGTGAACGTCGCCCGCGGCCCGGTGGTGGACACCGCCGCCCTGGTCGACGCCCTGGACTCCGGCCGGCTCGGCGGGGCCGGGCTCGACGTCACCGATCCGGAGCCGCTGCCGGACGGGCATCCGCTGTGGGCGATGCCGAATGTGCTGATCACCCCGCACACCGCGAACACCCGGGCCTCCACGGACGCGCTGCTGGCCCCGCTGGTGGCGGAGAACCACCGGCGGCTGCGCACCGGCCGGGAGCCGCTGACCGGGGTGCGCCCGGGCCGGGGCTACTGA
- a CDS encoding flavin reductase family protein codes for MADDDTGEHANRAHAAHELPATVPRLDELHIRRALGEFATGVSLVTTADEHGPAGFACQSFSSLSLDPPLVLFTVMRSSRTWPRIAETGRFAVNVLAEEQRPLSEAFGRRGADKFAHGTWATSPLGNPVLHGCVIWIDCELIAVHDGGDHHIAVGRIRDLGHREKAKPLVYHRGSYAGLAAAGRDAPADQLSRQRPSV; via the coding sequence ATGGCCGACGACGACACGGGAGAGCACGCGAACCGGGCGCACGCCGCCCATGAGCTGCCGGCGACGGTGCCGCGCCTGGACGAGCTGCACATCCGCCGGGCGCTGGGCGAATTCGCCACCGGGGTGTCCCTGGTCACCACCGCCGACGAGCACGGCCCCGCCGGGTTCGCCTGCCAGTCCTTCTCCTCGCTGAGCCTGGACCCGCCGCTGGTGCTGTTCACGGTGATGCGCAGCTCCCGGACCTGGCCGCGGATCGCCGAGACCGGCCGCTTCGCGGTGAACGTGCTCGCCGAGGAGCAGCGGCCGCTGTCCGAGGCCTTCGGCCGCCGCGGCGCGGACAAGTTCGCGCACGGCACCTGGGCGACCTCCCCGCTGGGCAACCCGGTGCTGCACGGCTGCGTGATCTGGATCGACTGCGAGCTGATCGCGGTGCACGACGGCGGCGACCACCACATCGCGGTGGGCCGGATCCGGGACCTGGGCCACCGGGAGAAGGCCAAACCGCTGGTCTACCACCGCGGCTCCTACGCGGGCCTGGCCGCCGCCGGCCGGGACGCCCCCGCCGACCAGCTCTCCCGGCAGCGGCCCAGCGTCTGA
- the otsB gene encoding trehalose-phosphatase: MSPATEPETLAAAMADIAAAERLLLALDFDGTLAELVDDPLAARPRPGTVALLDDISALPGTEVMLLSGRQLKELRYVAQMGPRVRLVGSHGAEPEEGLALDAAESALLEAIDLRWGQLVADPASAGARVERKPAGRVLHVRGVEDPVRRARVLDRGHSFVRAIAGLHVTPGKDVLEVTVLDVTKGSFLDAARRPGQRVLFIGDDVTDETALRVLRRGDVGVKVGSELDGPTAARFRVPNPTAVTRLLAELVAARGRALGG, translated from the coding sequence GTGAGCCCCGCGACGGAACCCGAGACCCTCGCCGCGGCGATGGCCGACATCGCCGCCGCCGAGCGGCTGCTGCTCGCCCTCGACTTCGACGGCACCCTCGCCGAGCTCGTCGACGATCCGCTGGCCGCCCGGCCCCGGCCGGGCACGGTGGCGCTGCTCGACGACATCTCCGCGCTGCCCGGCACGGAGGTGATGCTGCTCTCCGGCCGGCAGCTCAAGGAGCTGCGCTACGTCGCCCAGATGGGCCCCCGGGTGCGCCTGGTGGGCAGCCACGGCGCGGAACCGGAGGAGGGCCTGGCCCTGGATGCGGCGGAGTCGGCGCTGCTGGAGGCGATCGACCTGCGCTGGGGGCAGCTGGTCGCCGATCCGGCGTCGGCGGGCGCCCGGGTGGAGCGCAAGCCCGCCGGGCGGGTGCTGCACGTGCGGGGCGTGGAGGATCCGGTGCGCCGGGCCCGGGTGCTGGACCGCGGGCACTCCTTCGTCCGCGCCATCGCCGGCCTGCACGTCACCCCGGGCAAGGACGTGCTGGAGGTCACCGTGCTGGACGTGACCAAGGGCAGCTTCCTCGACGCCGCCCGGCGGCCCGGGCAGCGGGTGCTCTTCATCGGCGATGACGTCACCGACGAGACCGCGCTGCGGGTGCTGCGCCGCGGGGACGTGGGCGTGAAGGTCGGCTCCGAGCTGGACGGGCCCACCGCAGCCCGGTTCCGGGTGCCCAACCCCACCGCGGTGACCCGGCTGCTCGCCGAGCTGGTCGCCGCCCGCGGCCGCGCCCTCGGCGGCTGA